CCGGTACGGCGTGGTCCGGTCGAACAGGAAATGGCGCCCCTCCACCTGGATGTCGCAGGTCAGCAGCAGGGCGCGCCTGCGGTCCAGCGCGACGACCGCGGTGTCGTCCCCGATGTCGACGCGCAGCTCCCGGTTCCGGGAAACGGGCAGGATCTTCCGGATCCGGTCGATCAGGTTGAACTCGCCGGTCTCGCCGACCGTCCTGCGGACCCCTTTCAACGCCCCCGCCCTCCCGCTCCGAGGATCTCCCTGAACCTGCGGGCGGCCTGCTCGACGTCGTCCGCCGCGACGATGTCGGAGACGACCGCAACGGCCGCCGCTCCCGCGTCGATGACGCTGCGCGCGTTCCCCGCCTTGATCCCGCCGATCGCGACCACGGGGAGGCGGCACTTCGCCCGGATCGGGACGATCATCCCCGGGCCCTTGGGCTCCCCCGCGTCCGCCTTGGTCCCGCGCGCCTCGAAGATCGGCCCCACGCCGATGTAATCGGCGCCGTCCTTCTCCGCGAGGAGCGCCTCTTCGGGCGTTTCCGTCGATACTCCAAGGATCTTGCCGGGCCCCAGGAGCCGCCGCGCGACGGAGGCGGGCAGGTCGTCCTGGCCGACGTGAAGGCCGTCGGCGTCGACGGCCAGCGCGATGTCGAGGCGGTCGTTGACGATCAGCGGGACCTTCGCCGAAAGGGTGAGCTTCCGCAGCTCCATCGCGATCCGGTACAGGGCGCCGCTGGGGGAAGTCTTGTCCCGGAGCTGGATCACGTCGGCCCCGCCGCGGATTGCGTTTTCCGCGACTTCCAGGCAGGACCGTCCCCGGCTCAATTTTTCGTCGGTGACGAGATACAGCCGCCACGTTTCCGGGCGGATCCTGTCGCTCATGGCCACTCCTCCATCTTCCAGCTCATGTCGAAGAACAGGTATTCGTAGAGGGCGCTCATTTCGTACAGCCGGTACCAGCGCTCCCGGGTTCCCGCGGAGGCGCCCTCCGCGCGGGCGTTCATCCGGTCGACAAGCCATTCGGCGAATTCCCGGAACTCGGCCGAGGAGTACGTCTCGATCCAGTCGCGGTAGAACCGGTCGTCGGGCAGCCCACGCCCCTTCAGCTCTTCAGCGATCTCCACGTAGCCGCATGCGCAAGGGACGAGCACGGCCAGGATCTCGGCGGGGCCGCCCTCGTGGCAGGCGCGGAGCAGGTAATCGGTGTAGGCGGAAGTGACCGGGGCCTTGCGCGTGCGTTCGAGCTCCTCCGCCGGGATGCCGAACGCGGCGCACGTCTTGCGGTGGAGCTCCATTTCCGTGTTCAGCGTCAGGTTCAACAGCGTCGCGAAGGTCCCCATGTCCGAAAGCGCGTCGGATTTCGCGGCGGCCATCGCGAACACGCGGCTGAAGTCGATCAGGTACACGTAATCCTGCTTGAGATAGAACTCGAAGCGGTCCCGGGGAAGCGTGCCGTCCCCGATCCCCCGCACGAAGGGGTGGGCGGAGATCCGCTTCCACATCGGGTCGGACTTCCGCCGCATCTCCCCGTAGAAGCCGCCCTGCTTCATGGCGCCATCCCCCTTTCCTCCGCTACCTGCCGTCCGACGCCGCCCTGCCGAACGCCGTCCAGAAGGGATCCACCTTGGGATGGATCAGCTCGTGCGATCTTCCGCCCTCGGAGTAGCGCATCCCCTCCCGGGCGTCCACGACCTCCCCCACCATGGAGGCGGGGATCCCCTTGTCGCCCAGCCGCCGGAGGACCTCCTGCGCCTTGCGGGGCCGGCAGGTGAGGATCAGCGTCCCTTCGCTGATGGACGAATACGGGTCGATCCCGAACAGGTCGCAGACCTTCCGCACGTTCTCCTGGACGATGATCTTCCCCTTGTCGACGTTCATGCCGACCTTCGAGGCCAGCGCGATTTCGAACAGCCCGCCCCACACGCCGCACTCGGTCGCGTCGTGCATGGTGGTGACGCCGTCCTCGCGCACCCCGGCCTCCACCGCCGTGAGGGCGTCCTCGACCACCGACATCTGCCAGAAGATCTCCTCGGCCTCTCTCGCCACCTTCTCGCCGTACCGCTCCGCGACCTTCTGCGGGAAGGTCACCGCGAACAGCCCGGACGCCTCGATGGCGGCTCCCTTGGTGACGACGACCACGTCCCCCGGGCGCGCCATCGTCGGGGTCACGTACCGGTCGGCGTCCCCGATGCAGATCACGGTTGCCCCGCCGATCATGGGATACTCGCACCCTTCGTAGCGGCCGGTGTGCCCCGTGAGGATGGCCATCCCGATCTTCTCGCATTCGCGGTGCATGACCGCCCACATCTCCTCGAAGTCCTCCCGGTTCATGGAGAGCGGGAGGTTGAGATCCACGGTGATGTACGTGGGGCGGAGGCCGGACGTGGAGGCGTCGGACGCAAGGATGTGGATCGCGAACCAGCCGGAGCGCTCCCACCCGTAGGGAGGGACGACGAAGATCGGGTCGGTGGTGGCGACCATCACTTTTCCGTTCCCCAGGTCGGCCACTCCCACATCCACTCCATGCTGGGGGCCCACAAGGATCTCCGGGCGCTTCCTCCCCAGTTGCGGAAGGATGATCTCGTCGAAGATTTCCGAGGAGATCTTGCCGATGTACGGCATCTGCGTTTTCACGATGCCCTCCATGCGATGGAAGCCCGGCGCCGGAACCGGCGCCGCTCACTGGACAGTATACGCGCTTTGCGGATGCGCGGAACCCCGGGACGGGGCTACTTGGGGATTGCGGGGAACTCGCCGGCCGAAGCGTCGGCTACGCCGATGCGAACCGCTTCGTCCGCGGAAGTGGAGAACAGCTTCCGGGCAAGCTGCAGCAGCCCGAAATGGTTGTTCTGACGCATCGACTTTCTCCGCTCGAGGATTTCCCCGATCGGCTCCTGCGTGCGCTGCTCGAAATCCATCCGGTAAACCGTGAACACCCTTCCGGGCTTCTCATCGTTCATGACGCACCCGTCGAACCGATAATATGCGTCTCGTGCGGATCGTCAACATCCGTTTTGTCGCAACTTGGATGCCAATGATTCATCAACAGGTTCATTAATTATTTCAGATAGATATAGCCACGAACTCCAGGCGGGTCCGCGTTCCGGGAAAACTTTTTCCCGCCTGCGGCGATTCCCGGGAAAGGGAGGGTAAAGTTTTTCCATTGTTATCCGACGATTCTCTTGCATGACGCACAGCCCGGTCTGAATTAAGATTGAGGAAAACCAGGCCGGCGGGGAGGGCGGATATGGCCATCCGGAAGATCGCCGTGAACACCGGCGGGGGCGACGCGCCGGGATTGAACGCCGTCATACGCGCCATCACGCTTTCCGCGCTGCGGCTCGGATGGGAGGTCGTCGGGATCCGGGACGGTTACCTCGGCCTTCTCGAGATGACGCCGGACGAGGGGCTGATCCCCCTGACGCGGGACCGGGTGCGCGGGATCAGTCATCTGGGCGGAACGATCCTCGGCACCACGAACCGGGGGA
This DNA window, taken from Thermodesulfobacteriota bacterium, encodes the following:
- the thiE gene encoding thiamine phosphate synthase, whose translation is MSDRIRPETWRLYLVTDEKLSRGRSCLEVAENAIRGGADVIQLRDKTSPSGALYRIAMELRKLTLSAKVPLIVNDRLDIALAVDADGLHVGQDDLPASVARRLLGPGKILGVSTETPEEALLAEKDGADYIGVGPIFEARGTKADAGEPKGPGMIVPIRAKCRLPVVAIGGIKAGNARSVIDAGAAAVAVVSDIVAADDVEQAARRFREILGAGGRGR
- the tenA gene encoding thiaminase II, with protein sequence MKQGGFYGEMRRKSDPMWKRISAHPFVRGIGDGTLPRDRFEFYLKQDYVYLIDFSRVFAMAAAKSDALSDMGTFATLLNLTLNTEMELHRKTCAAFGIPAEELERTRKAPVTSAYTDYLLRACHEGGPAEILAVLVPCACGYVEIAEELKGRGLPDDRFYRDWIETYSSAEFREFAEWLVDRMNARAEGASAGTRERWYRLYEMSALYEYLFFDMSWKMEEWP
- a CDS encoding AIR synthase family protein, encoding MKTQMPYIGKISSEIFDEIILPQLGRKRPEILVGPQHGVDVGVADLGNGKVMVATTDPIFVVPPYGWERSGWFAIHILASDASTSGLRPTYITVDLNLPLSMNREDFEEMWAVMHRECEKIGMAILTGHTGRYEGCEYPMIGGATVICIGDADRYVTPTMARPGDVVVVTKGAAIEASGLFAVTFPQKVAERYGEKVAREAEEIFWQMSVVEDALTAVEAGVREDGVTTMHDATECGVWGGLFEIALASKVGMNVDKGKIIVQENVRKVCDLFGIDPYSSISEGTLILTCRPRKAQEVLRRLGDKGIPASMVGEVVDAREGMRYSEGGRSHELIHPKVDPFWTAFGRAASDGR